CATCGGGCCGAACCGGTCGGCCACGGCCGCCGTCGCCGCTTCCCAACCGGCTTCGTCGGTCACGTCCTGGGGCAGGGCGGCCACCCGGCCCGGATGGTCTTCGGCCAGCTCTGCCGCCAGACGGTCGAGCCGGGCGGCGTCGAGATCGGTGAGCATCACCTGCGCACCCTCGTCGAGCATGGCGCGGGCGGTGGCGGCACCGATGCCCGAGGCGGCACCGGTGAGCAGAACGATCTTGCCGTCGAGCAGGGTGGTCACCGGCAGGCTTCCTCTCCGACAGGGTCTTCCAGGGCGGTTGCGAGGGTATGGCCGCCATGCCCGGCGGGGCGGAGCACATAGCCCTGGCGGGGCAGATGCACCATCACCTCGCCGACGGCGGGATGGATGCGGCGCAGGCTGATCCGGCCGGCATCGGCGCGGATCAGCTCGCCGGTCACCGGCTCGGTCACATAGCCTTCGGGCCGCACCTCGACCAGGCTGCCCGGCGCCGGCGCCGCCCCGTCGGCCGAGGCGAGCAGCGGATCCGGATAGGCGGCGGCGGCGGCATCCAGCGCCTGTTCGGCCGTGAACGGGCTTTCGCGGCCATGGCCGAGGGCGGCCACCCGCCCCATCCAGGCGCGGATGGCGGGGTAGAGGTCGAGCGCTGTGCCGCAGCGGATCGGCAGGGCGTCGAGGAACCAGAGGCCGTGATAGACCGCAAGATCGGCCAGACCCGGCCGCTTGCCGCCCAGCAGGAAAGCCCGGCCGTCGCCCAGCATCTGGTCCACCCGGCGGATTTCGCCCAGCGCCTGGCCCAGGCTGTCGCGTGCCACCTGCTGCAGCCGGGCCAGCGACGGCTCGGGCTTGCCGCGCAGCGCCGCCCGGTCGGCATTCAGCCCGGGCTCGGTGCGTTCGGCATTGACCCCGCTGATATAGCGGGCGAGCGGCCAGAACAGGTCGCGCTCCGCCCAGGCCTCCACCACCCCGGCCAGGCCCTGTTCGGCCAGGCTGGCGAACAGCGGCGGCGTCGGAAAACGGCGCTCCAGCTCGCGGGCGATCAGCCGGGTGTCGCAATAGATGTCGGCGCCGATCTGCATCACGGGCGTGAAGCGATAGCCGCCGGTCAGCGGCATCAGCCTGGGCTTGGGATTGATCGCCGGCACGATCACCGACCGCCAGTCCAGCCCCTTCAGCCCGAAGATCAGCCGGATCTTTTCGGAAAAGGGCGAATAGTCGTAATGGTGCAGGATGATCGTGCTCATGCGGCACTCTCCCCGACGACGTCGCGGGCGACGGGGGGCGCGGTTTCGGCCTGAAGCTGCGCCTCCAGCGTCTTGCGCTGGACCTTGCCGCTGGTGCTGCGCGGGAAGTCGTCGCGCGAGGCGACGAAACGGATCTCGCGCGGGCATTTATAGGTGGCGAGCCCCGCCCGGCACCAGGCGGTCAGCTCGGCCGCCGTCACCGGGGGGGCCTCGTCCGCCAGGGCCACGAAGGCGACCGGAACCTCGCCCCAGCGCTCGTCGGGGCGGCGCACGACCACCGCCTCGCCCACGGCGGGATGGGTCATCAGCACCCGCTCGATCTCGACCGGATAGATGTTCTCGGCCCCCGATTTGATCATGTATTTGGCGCGGTCGACGAAATCGAGCCGGCCGTCGGGGCGCTCCACGAACATGTCGCCCATATGGAACCAGCCGCCGCGGAAGTCTTTGGCATTCGTCGCGGCCGCATTCCAGTAGCCGCTGAAGACCGAGGGGCCGCGCACGGCGATCTCGCCCGCCGTGCCCGGGGGCACGTCGCGGTCGTCCTGGTCGACCAGCCGCCAGAGATGCAGGCTGTTCGGGGCCTTGGCGAGGTCGGCCGGCGCTTCGCCCGGTGCGAAGCGGGTGCCGGCGGCCGGCAGCATGCCGGTTTCGGTGGAGCCGAAACTGTTCCAGTAGGGCGCTTCCAGCACGCCCGAAATCTCGGCGATCAGCGCCGGAGGTACCAGATCGGCCAGTGCACCCACCATCTCGATCCGCGCCGGTCGCCAGTCGGGCCGGGCGGCCCGGCGGCTGCGGATCTCGGCCGCCACCCGTTCGATCATGCCCGGGATCAGCACCAGCCACCAATGCGGCCCGGTCTCGACCAGATCGACCAGCCGCGGGATGTCGGCCCCATCGACCACCACCACCCGGCCGCCGGTCATCAGCACATGCATCGCATGCTCGATCGAGACCATGTGGAACATCGGCGCCCAGGCGATGAACATATGCTCGGGCCTGAGCCCGAGTTCCCGCCGGCTGAGGGTGAACCGCGCCATCTCGGCCCGGGCGCTGATCATGGCGCCCTTGGGCAGGCCGGTGGTGCCGCTGGTGTAAAGGATCAGCAGCCCGTCTTCCTGACGGGCTTCGGCCTCGGCTTCGGCGCCGGGGATCGGGCCCGGCTCTTCGGCGCTGAGCGCCGCCTCCCAGTCGGGGCCGAACACCAGCGGGTCGAGGCCGAGCCGGCGCGCGGTGTCGCGGAACCGGGGCGAGGCGATCACTAGCCGCGGGGCCACCAGATGGACGCAATGGCTGAGTTCACCATCCGACAACCGCCAGTTGAGGGCCGCAAGGATGATACCGGTGCGCGCGGCGGCGAAGGCCAGCACCACATAATCCAGCCGGTTTTCCGCCAGCACCGCCATGCGGTCGCCGCGGCCCAGCCCGCGCGCCGTCAGCAGACGGGCGGTGCGGTTCACCCGCGCATCCAGCCCGGCATAGTCCAGCACCAGGCCCTCGCCCTCGATCGCCGGCCGGTCGGGAAAGCGCGCCGCGATCTCCGCCAGATGCCCGCCGGGTGTGCCGGGCAGCACCTCATGCGTTTTCGCTCCGGCATCCCGGATTGCCTGTGATATATCAAGATCGTCTACAGGTTGGGTCTCGGGACGCGGGTCGATGGTCATCTGGGCTCTCCGTCCGGCGGGGGCGACCGGGATGGTCGATACGGGTGCGGACGTCATTCACCCGATGATGGCCCCTTTAAGAAATGAGTATGGACTCATTGCTTATCCACTGGCAAGTGCGTGCATGGCGGTGCATGCTCGCAGAAGGATATGTCCGGACCGGAGCCCCCAGCCTTGGCCTATCGACAGACACCCGAGACCCGCCGCCGCCTTGCCGAGCGGCGGATGATGATCCTGAAGGCGACCCGCGAGCTGATCGCCGAGGTCGGTTTCCGGGGTGTGCGCAGCCGGCTGGTGGCCGAGAAGGCCGGGATATCGGAAGGCACGATCTACCGCTATTTCCCGACCATGACCGCGCTTTATGCCGAGGTCTTCCGGACGGCGGCCTTGCGCGAACTGGCCGCCTCGGTCGAGGCGGCGGACCGGCCGGGCCCGCATGGCGAGCGGCTGGCGGCTGCCGTGCAGGTGCATGTCGAACGGGCGCTGCGCCGGCCGCGTCTGGCCCATGCCCTGCTGGCCGAGCCGGTCTCACCCGAAATCGAGGCGGTGCGCCTGGACTGCCGCCACCGCTTCCATCTGCTGTTTTCCGAGATCCTGCAGGACGGTATCGCCGCGGGTGAATTCATCCCCTTCGACACCGAGCTTGCCGCCGCCTGCATCACCGGTGCGCTGGACGAGGCGATCATCTGGCCCTTCGCCAAGGTGGCGGACGATGCGCGCGACAAGCCGGTGCTGGTCGATTTCATGGTCGGGTTCTGCATGGCTGGGCTCGATCGGTTCCGGACGGCGGGGGCCGGGGGGTTACGCCGCCCCGCCTGACCGGTCAGCCGCCGCTGCGGCGCAGCTGCCGCTGGCAGGCCTCCACGAAGGCGCGAAGCTTTGGGTCGCCGCGGCTGGCCCGGGGATAGCACAGGAACAGGGCGTCGCGGGCGGGCATGAAGGCATCCAGCACCGTCTCCAGCCGTCCGGCGGCAAGATCGTCCGCCAGCATCAGCTCCGACCCGTAGACCAGCCCCAGCCCCTGCAGGGCGAAGGTGCGGACCAGCTTCGTGTCGTTGGTGACGATGTCCCCCGGCGGGTCGACCGACAGCGCCTGGGCGGTGCCGTCGGGGCCGGGGCGTTCGAATTCCCAGCGATAGATCCGCCGGCTGCGGGCCAGGCGGAAGCGGATGCAGTCGTGGCGGGCGATGTCTTCCGGCACCTCGGGCCGGCCGCGGCGGGCCAGATAGTCGGGGGAGGCCGCCACCAGCCAGCGGAAGGGGCGCGAGACCCTGACCGCGATCATGTCGCGGTCGATGAATTCGCCGATCGCGATATGGGCGTCGTAGCGCCCGGCGATCTGGTCTTCCAGCCCGTCATCGATGGTGATGTCGACGGTGACCCCGGGGCAGGCGGCGCGGAAGGCCGGGATCAGCGGGTGGATCACCGTTTCCACCGCCATCCGGTGGGCGAGCAGGCGAAGCGTGCCCGAGGGTTCGGCCGTCATCCGGCGCAGACCGTCGATGGTGCCGGTGATGGCGTCGGCCGCGGGGCCCAGCCGCCCGAGCAGGGTTTCCCCCGCCTCGGTGAGCGAAATCCGCCGGGTGGTGCGATGGAAGAGCGGCAGGCCCAGCCGCCGTTCCAGCCCCTGAAGCGCCTGGCTGACCGCCCCCGGCGTGACGCCCAGCTCGGCCGCGGCACCGCGGATGCTGCCGCGCCGGGCGATGGCCAGAAATTCATGCAGCCCGTCGAAAGGGTCGCCGTTCGCCATGGATGCAGGGTCCGGATCGCAGGAGCAGGGGTGACGGATCGCACCGCCATTGTTCAGCCATACTATACACGGCGTGACCGATCCGGGCGGTTATCCGACAGGGCGCGCCGTGCCATATCGGGCCTTGTCGACAACGACAGCGATCGAATGGGGAAAGCGATGCGCTACAACACCCTTGGCGGCACGGGCCTGCTCGTGTCGGAACTCTGCCTCGGCACCATGACCTTCGGCGGCCGCGGCGGCTTCTGGACCCAGATCGGCAGGCTCGATCAGGCGGGCGCGGATGCGATCCTTGCCCGGGCGCTGGATCGGGGCGTCAATTTCATCGACACCGCCGATGTCTATTCGGGCGGACTTTCGGAAGAGATCACCGGCGCCGCCATGCGCAATTCCGGCCGGCCGCGCACCGACATGGTGCTGGCGACCAAGGTTCTGGGGCAGGTGGGCGACGGGCCCAATGACCGCGGCGCCTCTCGCGGGCATATCATGGATGCGGTCAAGGCCAGCCTGCGCCGGCTGGGTACCGACTATATCGACCTCTACCAGATCCACGGCGTGGATCCGGTGACGCCGATCGAAGAGACGGTGCGGGCGCTCGACGATCTTGTCCGCCAGGGTCATGTGCGCTATGTCGGCGTGTCCAACTGGTCCGCCTGGCGGATCATGAAGGCGCTGGGCATCGCCGATCGGGGCGGTTTCAGCCGCTTCGCCACGCTTCAGGCCTATTACACCATCGCCGGGCGCGATCTCGAACGCGAGCTGGTGCCGCTGATCGAGGCCGAAAAGCTGGGTCTGATGGTGTGGAGCCCGCTGGCGGGCGGCCTCTTGTCGGGCAAGTACGACCGTGACGGCAATGGCCCCGAGGGGTCGCGCCGGGCGACGTTCGATTTCCCGCCGGTGAACCGCGACCGTGCTTTCGACTGCATCGACGTGATGCGCGAGATCGCGGCGGCGCGGGGCGTGTCGGTGGCGCGGATCGCGCTCGCCTGGCTGCTGCATCAGCGGTCGGTGATGTCGGTGATCATCGGTGCCAATACGGTGGAGCAGCTGGACGACAACCTGGCCGCGACCGAGGTCGAGCTGTCGACCGAGGATCTGGCGCGGCTGGATGCGGTGAGTGCGCTTCCGCCCGAATATCCGGGCTGGATGCTGGAACGCCAGGGGGCCGGACGCGCGGCTTCCCGGCGGCGGGGAGACGATCGGTGAGCGAGGCTGCGGCCACCTCTGAACCATCCGTGTCGCGAGGGCCCTCCGGGGCCCTCGTGGCGCTTTTTGCCGTGGCGACCGGTGCGCTGGTCGCCAATCTCTATTATGCCCAGCCGATGGTGGCGGCGATCGGCGCGGATCTGGGGCTGGACCCCGATCTTGCCGGCTCGCTGACCGGCATCACCCAGATCGGCTATGGGGTGGGCCTGTTCCTGCTGGTCTCGGCCGCGGATCTGGTCGAAAACCGCCGGCTGGTGCTGGCGACGCTGGTGCTGACCACGCTGGGCCTGGCCGGCATCGCCATGTCGACCGAGGCACTGCCGCTCTTCGCCTTCTGCTTCATGGTCGGTCTTTGTGCCACCGGTGCCCAGGTGCTGGTACCGTTCATCGCAAGACTCGCGCCCGATGCGCGCCGCGGCCAGGTGGTCGGCACGGTGATGGCGGGGCTGTTGACCGGGATCATGCTGGCGCGGCCGGCCGCCCTGTTCATTGCCGGCAGCTTCGGCTGGCGGGCGGTGTTCTGGGCCTCGGCCGCGCTGATGCTTGTGGTGGGCGCCGCCCTCTGGCGGATGATGCCGGCCTGGCAGCCGGGGCGGAGCCGCAGCGGATCGGGGCTGGTCGCCTATCTTCGCATCCTGGGCTCGATGCCCGGCCTGCTGCGCCGCCTGCCGGCGGTGCGCCGGCGGGCCGCCTATCAGGCGCTGATGTTTGCGGCCTTCAACCTGTTCTGGACCACGGCGCCGATCATGCTGGCAGAGCGTTTCGGCCTCAGCATCCACCAGATCGGCCTGTTCGCGCTGGCCGGTGCCGGCGGCGCGCTGGTCGCCCCGGTGGCGGGCCGGCTGGCCGATCGCGGCTACAGCCGGGTGCAGACCGGGGTGGCGATGATGCTGGTGGTGGTGTCGTTCCTCGCCTCGGGCGGGGCGGTTTCGGCCGGCTCGATCATCGCGATGGCGGTGCTGGCGGTGGTGCTGGACGCGGCCATCCAGGCCAATCAGATCACGGGCCAGCGGATCATCTTTTCGACCGCGCCCGAGATCCGCGGCCGGGTGAACGCCATCTATATGACGATCATGTTCTTTGCCGGGGCCTCGGGCGCCGCCCTCGGCACGGTGATCTATCATGCCGGCGGCTGGGTGGGCGTGGTCGTGGCCGGTGCCGGGCTGGGCCTTGCCATGCTGGCGATCTATGCGACCGAATTCCGGCGCGGCCGGGCAGGCTGAGCGCGGGGGCGGGGCCTGACGGCGAGGTGCAGCCCGACGATCCCGAGCCCGGCCATCGCCACCACCGCGGCGGGGCGCGGGAAGACATCGGGCATCAGATTGGCCGCCACCACCCGCCACGGATCCAGGCTGGTGCCGAAGGCGAACCAGGCCGCTTCGATCCCGACGGTCAGAAGCCCCGCGGCCAGGGCGAGGCCGACAAGGCCCGGCACCCCCCGCACCCAGCCGGGGCGCCGGGCATCGGCCAGCCGCCAGAGCGCGGCCCAGCCCAGAATGCCGGCCAGAATGGTCGCCTCCCCCGGCTCCAGCCGGGTCTGCATGAAAAAGTGCAGGGCGCCGAGCAGGGCGGCGGCATAGACCGCCTTGTGCAGCCGTTTCCAGGTGCTGCCGCCCAGCCGTTTCGCCATGCCGTCGGTAGAGGTGGCGAGCAGGGCCGCCAGGATCAGCACGGCTACGAAGCCGATGGTGAGATAGGTCCTGAGCCAGATCTCGGATGCGATCCGGGCCAGATCGAGCTTCATCCAGACGAGATAGAGCCCGAAATGGGCGAGCGTGTAGAGCCCGGCCGCGACCCCGATCATCCGCCGGAGCTGGCCGATCTTCGGCCGGCCGAGCGAGAGTTTGAGCGGTGTGACCAGCAGCGACAGGGTCAGCAGCCGCACGGCCCAGAGCCCCGCCAGCAGCAGGGTCTCCTTGACCTGGGGCACGCTGAGCCCGGCTTCGTCGATGCCGCCGGCCGGCCCGCCCAGCCCCAGCAATCCCCGATCCGGCAGCCCCTGAAGCCCGATGCCGGGGCCTGGCTGCTGCGGCATGTCCGGTGCGGCTGCGACCAGGGTCCAGATCATCCACAC
The DNA window shown above is from Tistrella mobilis and carries:
- a CDS encoding class I adenylate-forming enzyme family protein, with the protein product MLPGTPGGHLAEIAARFPDRPAIEGEGLVLDYAGLDARVNRTARLLTARGLGRGDRMAVLAENRLDYVVLAFAAARTGIILAALNWRLSDGELSHCVHLVAPRLVIASPRFRDTARRLGLDPLVFGPDWEAALSAEEPGPIPGAEAEAEARQEDGLLILYTSGTTGLPKGAMISARAEMARFTLSRRELGLRPEHMFIAWAPMFHMVSIEHAMHVLMTGGRVVVVDGADIPRLVDLVETGPHWWLVLIPGMIERVAAEIRSRRAARPDWRPARIEMVGALADLVPPALIAEISGVLEAPYWNSFGSTETGMLPAAGTRFAPGEAPADLAKAPNSLHLWRLVDQDDRDVPPGTAGEIAVRGPSVFSGYWNAAATNAKDFRGGWFHMGDMFVERPDGRLDFVDRAKYMIKSGAENIYPVEIERVLMTHPAVGEAVVVRRPDERWGEVPVAFVALADEAPPVTAAELTAWCRAGLATYKCPREIRFVASRDDFPRSTSGKVQRKTLEAQLQAETAPPVARDVVGESAA
- a CDS encoding glutathione S-transferase family protein, which gives rise to MSTIILHHYDYSPFSEKIRLIFGLKGLDWRSVIVPAINPKPRLMPLTGGYRFTPVMQIGADIYCDTRLIARELERRFPTPPLFASLAEQGLAGVVEAWAERDLFWPLARYISGVNAERTEPGLNADRAALRGKPEPSLARLQQVARDSLGQALGEIRRVDQMLGDGRAFLLGGKRPGLADLAVYHGLWFLDALPIRCGTALDLYPAIRAWMGRVAALGHGRESPFTAEQALDAAAAAYPDPLLASADGAAPAPGSLVEVRPEGYVTEPVTGELIRADAGRISLRRIHPAVGEVMVHLPRQGYVLRPAGHGGHTLATALEDPVGEEACR
- a CDS encoding MFS transporter, whose translation is MALFAVATGALVANLYYAQPMVAAIGADLGLDPDLAGSLTGITQIGYGVGLFLLVSAADLVENRRLVLATLVLTTLGLAGIAMSTEALPLFAFCFMVGLCATGAQVLVPFIARLAPDARRGQVVGTVMAGLLTGIMLARPAALFIAGSFGWRAVFWASAALMLVVGAALWRMMPAWQPGRSRSGSGLVAYLRILGSMPGLLRRLPAVRRRAAYQALMFAAFNLFWTTAPIMLAERFGLSIHQIGLFALAGAGGALVAPVAGRLADRGYSRVQTGVAMMLVVVSFLASGGAVSAGSIIAMAVLAVVLDAAIQANQITGQRIIFSTAPEIRGRVNAIYMTIMFFAGASGAALGTVIYHAGGWVGVVVAGAGLGLAMLAIYATEFRRGRAG
- a CDS encoding LysR family transcriptional regulator; the encoded protein is MANGDPFDGLHEFLAIARRGSIRGAAAELGVTPGAVSQALQGLERRLGLPLFHRTTRRISLTEAGETLLGRLGPAADAITGTIDGLRRMTAEPSGTLRLLAHRMAVETVIHPLIPAFRAACPGVTVDITIDDGLEDQIAGRYDAHIAIGEFIDRDMIAVRVSRPFRWLVAASPDYLARRGRPEVPEDIARHDCIRFRLARSRRIYRWEFERPGPDGTAQALSVDPPGDIVTNDTKLVRTFALQGLGLVYGSELMLADDLAAGRLETVLDAFMPARDALFLCYPRASRGDPKLRAFVEACQRQLRRSGG
- a CDS encoding protein-methionine-sulfoxide reductase heme-binding subunit MsrQ, whose protein sequence is MSSARTPALPWNDPRGRFSPMKALVFGLLLLPGVWMIWTLVAAAPDMPQQPGPGIGLQGLPDRGLLGLGGPAGGIDEAGLSVPQVKETLLLAGLWAVRLLTLSLLVTPLKLSLGRPKIGQLRRMIGVAAGLYTLAHFGLYLVWMKLDLARIASEIWLRTYLTIGFVAVLILAALLATSTDGMAKRLGGSTWKRLHKAVYAAALLGALHFFMQTRLEPGEATILAGILGWAALWRLADARRPGWVRGVPGLVGLALAAGLLTVGIEAAWFAFGTSLDPWRVVAANLMPDVFPRPAAVVAMAGLGIVGLHLAVRPRPRAQPARPRRNSVA
- a CDS encoding TetR/AcrR family transcriptional regulator, which encodes MAYRQTPETRRRLAERRMMILKATRELIAEVGFRGVRSRLVAEKAGISEGTIYRYFPTMTALYAEVFRTAALRELAASVEAADRPGPHGERLAAAVQVHVERALRRPRLAHALLAEPVSPEIEAVRLDCRHRFHLLFSEILQDGIAAGEFIPFDTELAAACITGALDEAIIWPFAKVADDARDKPVLVDFMVGFCMAGLDRFRTAGAGGLRRPA
- a CDS encoding aldo/keto reductase; this encodes MRYNTLGGTGLLVSELCLGTMTFGGRGGFWTQIGRLDQAGADAILARALDRGVNFIDTADVYSGGLSEEITGAAMRNSGRPRTDMVLATKVLGQVGDGPNDRGASRGHIMDAVKASLRRLGTDYIDLYQIHGVDPVTPIEETVRALDDLVRQGHVRYVGVSNWSAWRIMKALGIADRGGFSRFATLQAYYTIAGRDLERELVPLIEAEKLGLMVWSPLAGGLLSGKYDRDGNGPEGSRRATFDFPPVNRDRAFDCIDVMREIAAARGVSVARIALAWLLHQRSVMSVIIGANTVEQLDDNLAATEVELSTEDLARLDAVSALPPEYPGWMLERQGAGRAASRRRGDDR